From Bifidobacterium sp. ESL0790, one genomic window encodes:
- a CDS encoding oligosaccharide MFS transporter, which produces MKLLKSLKRPVFWNFGLLNFFYFAVWQFSGTFLPMWLKSIDVSPTYIGLLNTVAALSALVLQPIFGPLQDKLGLKKNLFYFVVCCILFAGPLFNWVFLPVFRFNELLGAVLAGMYLSLCLNGGSGVVEAYNERSSRANGFEYGHARLFGSLAGACASFVGGYMWSANENSIFWGMTFCGAVLIVLLLLVRVPKDALEVAEGIDVSKEGDADKAAELKVTKEDFARNTWRNRSFWGFVLLIIGSATMYDVFDQQFANYFSEMFVSHHMGTLAQGNAMFAKVVSVQILLEACFMLIMPALIDKIGAKTGLIIYGGILFVRVLGCAFITNVPMLIFWRLLASLEMPFMLISVMKYITRVFDKKVSATVYMYGFGTAKQIGVSIFSLVMGALITALQFQKAYMVLAAAIFVLVAIGSSLMRSDVKAVKTNAGTDSAEA; this is translated from the coding sequence ATGAAATTACTGAAATCGTTGAAACGACCGGTGTTCTGGAACTTCGGCCTACTGAATTTCTTCTACTTTGCCGTCTGGCAGTTCTCCGGCACCTTCCTGCCGATGTGGCTCAAGAGCATCGACGTGAGCCCGACCTACATCGGCCTGCTCAACACCGTCGCCGCGCTCTCCGCGCTGGTGCTGCAGCCCATCTTCGGCCCCCTGCAGGATAAGCTCGGCCTGAAGAAGAACCTCTTCTACTTCGTGGTCTGCTGCATCCTCTTCGCCGGCCCGCTGTTCAACTGGGTGTTCCTGCCCGTCTTCAGGTTCAACGAGCTGCTCGGCGCGGTGCTCGCCGGCATGTATCTGAGCCTGTGCCTCAACGGCGGCTCCGGCGTGGTCGAGGCCTACAACGAGCGCTCCTCGCGCGCCAACGGCTTCGAGTACGGCCACGCGCGTCTCTTCGGCTCCTTGGCCGGCGCCTGCGCCTCCTTCGTCGGTGGCTACATGTGGTCCGCCAACGAGAACTCCATCTTCTGGGGCATGACCTTCTGCGGCGCCGTGCTGATCGTCCTGCTGCTGCTCGTGCGCGTGCCCAAGGACGCCCTTGAGGTCGCCGAAGGCATCGACGTCTCCAAGGAAGGCGATGCCGACAAGGCCGCCGAGCTCAAGGTGACCAAGGAGGACTTCGCCCGCAACACCTGGCGCAACCGCAGCTTCTGGGGCTTCGTGCTCCTCATCATCGGCTCCGCCACCATGTACGACGTCTTCGACCAGCAGTTCGCCAACTACTTCTCCGAGATGTTCGTCAGCCACCACATGGGCACCCTGGCCCAGGGCAACGCGATGTTCGCCAAGGTCGTCTCCGTGCAGATCCTGCTCGAGGCCTGCTTCATGCTCATCATGCCCGCGCTCATCGATAAGATCGGCGCCAAGACCGGCCTGATCATCTACGGCGGCATCCTCTTCGTGCGCGTGCTCGGCTGCGCGTTCATCACCAACGTCCCGATGCTGATCTTCTGGCGTCTGCTCGCCTCGCTCGAGATGCCGTTCATGCTCATCTCCGTGATGAAGTACATCACCCGCGTCTTCGACAAGAAGGTCTCCGCCACCGTCTACATGTACGGCTTCGGCACCGCCAAGCAGATCGGCGTCTCCATCTTCTCGCTGGTCATGGGCGCGCTCATCACCGCGCTGCAGTTCCAGAAGGCCTACATGGTCCTCGCCGCCGCCATCTTCGTGCTGGTCGCGATCGGCTCCTCGCTCATGCGTTCCGACGTCAAGGCCGTGAAGACGAACGCTGGCACCGATTCCGCCGAGGCCTGA
- a CDS encoding glycoside hydrolase family 43 protein, whose amino-acid sequence MADIPNPIVLQRADPYAIRYSGRYYFTGSYPAYDRIILRKAEHLADLQKAEEVTIWKKHETGLMSHLIWAPELHRVNGKWEIYFGAAPNDGQSDGTFNHRVFCIENADEDPMSDNWVERGKVDTGMDTFSLDATTFMHDGEQYLVWGQQDLEIPGNSNLYIARMANPWTLATKPVMLVKPEYDWECIRFKVCEGPAVIERDGKIYITYSASGTGPEYAMGMLTASADADLLDPKSWTKSAKPVFSTNEAAHMYGPGHNSFTKAEDGVTDVMIYHVRDYTEIKGDPLYDPNRQACAKEIGWNEDGPVFGRPEAMTRWTPQTTEVLPPDGSHS is encoded by the coding sequence ATGGCTGATATACCTAATCCGATAGTGCTTCAACGTGCTGATCCGTATGCCATCCGTTACAGCGGACGATACTATTTCACCGGTTCGTACCCGGCCTATGACCGCATCATCCTTCGCAAGGCCGAGCACCTGGCCGACCTGCAGAAGGCCGAAGAGGTCACCATCTGGAAGAAGCATGAAACCGGTCTCATGAGTCATCTCATTTGGGCCCCGGAACTTCACCGCGTCAACGGCAAGTGGGAGATCTACTTCGGCGCGGCCCCCAACGACGGCCAGAGCGACGGCACCTTCAACCACCGCGTCTTCTGCATCGAGAACGCCGACGAGGACCCGATGAGCGACAACTGGGTGGAGCGCGGCAAGGTCGACACCGGCATGGACACCTTCTCCCTGGACGCGACCACCTTCATGCACGACGGCGAGCAGTATCTGGTCTGGGGCCAACAGGATCTCGAGATTCCCGGCAACTCCAACCTCTACATCGCCCGCATGGCCAACCCGTGGACGCTCGCGACCAAGCCGGTGATGCTCGTCAAGCCCGAATACGACTGGGAGTGCATCCGCTTCAAGGTTTGCGAGGGTCCGGCGGTCATCGAGCGTGACGGCAAGATCTACATCACCTATTCCGCCTCGGGCACCGGCCCGGAGTACGCGATGGGCATGCTCACCGCCAGCGCCGACGCCGACCTGCTCGACCCCAAGTCCTGGACGAAGTCGGCCAAGCCCGTCTTCTCCACCAACGAGGCCGCGCACATGTACGGCCCGGGCCACAACTCCTTCACCAAGGCCGAGGACGGCGTCACCGACGTGATGATCTACCACGTCCGCGACTACACCGAGATCAAGGGCGATCCGCTCTACGATCCGAACCGCCAGGCCTGCGCCAAGGAGATCGGCTGGAACGAGGACGGCCCGGTGTTCGGACGCCCCGAGGCCATGACCCGCTGGACGCCGCAGACCACCGAGGTTCTGCCGCCCGACGGCTCGCACAGCTGA
- a CDS encoding aldo/keto reductase → MNESETKRNDDKTADNHSVPDIRLNDGNAIPQIGLGVLRISDDDVSGVVESALGIGYRHIDAAAGYDNEAGVGRALKESGYNTGVRRKSLWVTTKLRDSQQGHDSALKAFDDSLRLLGLDYVDMYMLHWPTPFDWRSGATWKAFDKLRDEGRVRSLGVCNFMPDHLERLHRETGEWPAVDQIELHPTWQQREVVAFCREHGIAVEAYSPMARGADLDAGDGTIARIAQAHGVSPAQVILRWHIENGTIIIPKSVHAARQRENLDLFDFSLSPAEHAAIDALDGPTRAGHDPETFTYA, encoded by the coding sequence ATGAACGAGAGCGAAACCAAACGTAATGACGATAAGACGGCGGACAACCACAGTGTCCCTGATATCAGGCTGAACGACGGCAACGCCATTCCGCAGATCGGTCTGGGTGTGCTGCGCATCAGCGACGACGACGTTTCCGGCGTGGTCGAGTCTGCGCTCGGCATCGGCTACCGTCACATCGACGCGGCGGCCGGCTACGACAATGAGGCCGGGGTTGGTCGCGCGTTGAAGGAATCCGGCTATAATACCGGCGTCAGGCGCAAGAGCCTCTGGGTGACCACGAAACTGCGCGACTCCCAGCAGGGCCACGACAGTGCGCTCAAGGCCTTCGACGACTCCCTGCGCCTGCTCGGCCTCGACTACGTCGACATGTATATGCTCCACTGGCCCACACCCTTCGACTGGCGCTCCGGCGCGACGTGGAAGGCGTTCGACAAGCTGCGCGACGAGGGGCGTGTGCGCTCGCTGGGCGTCTGCAACTTCATGCCTGACCACCTCGAGCGCCTGCACCGCGAGACGGGGGAGTGGCCCGCGGTCGACCAGATCGAGCTGCATCCCACCTGGCAGCAGCGCGAGGTGGTCGCCTTCTGCCGCGAGCACGGCATCGCCGTGGAGGCTTACTCGCCGATGGCCCGTGGCGCCGACCTCGACGCCGGTGACGGCACCATCGCCCGCATCGCCCAGGCCCACGGCGTCTCGCCGGCCCAGGTGATTCTGCGCTGGCACATCGAGAACGGCACCATCATCATCCCCAAGTCGGTGCACGCCGCCCGCCAGCGCGAGAACCTCGACCTCTTCGACTTCTCCCTGAGCCCGGCCGAGCACGCGGCCATCGACGCCCTCGACGGCCCCACCCGTGCCGGTCACGACCCGGAAACTTTCACCTACGCCTGA
- the araA gene encoding L-arabinose isomerase: MTFENPFEGKTVWFGVGSQDLYGEEALRQVAEQSTKIVDALNATGKIPVKLVLKPTLKSSDGVKQFMTEASADPSCIGVIAWMHTFSPAKMWIRGLQVLTKPLLQLNTQFHKEIPWDTIDMDFMNLNQSAHGDREFGYIVTRLGIPRKIVVGHYTDPEVAEKIATWVRACAGWNESQNMRVMRWGDNMRNVAVTEGDKTEAERVFGTQVNTWAVNELVGYYEKVKDDQVKGIIEDYKAKYDVAPELLDSRYEELFIAAKEEAAMVNMMKDNGATAAVDNFEDLGTLPQLPGVGAQRLPSEYGYGFSAEGDWKTSVLVRIASVMGYGLEGGSSLMEDYSYNFVPGHEMDMGSHMLEVSPSVGTITKPKLEIHPLGIGNKSDPVRLVFTVAPHKAATVISMADMRERFRLLMDVVDVVEPEGSLKALPCARGLWEPRPSLKTAAECWLRAGGSHHTCMTTSFGREGWEDFARIAGVELATIDENTTPRKFERDLEISEMYHRLDNRC, from the coding sequence ATGACATTCGAAAATCCATTTGAAGGCAAGACCGTCTGGTTCGGCGTCGGCTCGCAGGACCTCTACGGTGAGGAAGCGCTGCGTCAGGTCGCCGAGCAGTCTACGAAGATCGTCGACGCGCTCAACGCCACCGGCAAGATTCCGGTCAAGCTGGTGCTCAAGCCCACGCTGAAGTCCTCCGACGGCGTGAAGCAATTCATGACCGAGGCCAGCGCCGACCCGAGCTGCATCGGCGTCATCGCCTGGATGCACACCTTCTCGCCGGCCAAGATGTGGATCCGCGGCTTGCAGGTGCTCACCAAGCCGCTGCTGCAGCTCAACACCCAGTTCCACAAGGAGATTCCGTGGGACACCATCGACATGGACTTCATGAATCTGAACCAGTCCGCCCACGGCGACCGTGAGTTCGGCTACATCGTCACCCGTCTCGGCATCCCGCGCAAGATCGTCGTTGGCCATTACACCGATCCCGAAGTCGCCGAGAAGATCGCCACCTGGGTCCGCGCCTGCGCCGGCTGGAACGAGTCCCAGAACATGCGCGTGATGCGCTGGGGCGACAACATGCGCAACGTGGCCGTCACCGAAGGCGACAAGACCGAGGCCGAGCGCGTCTTCGGCACGCAGGTCAACACCTGGGCGGTCAACGAGCTGGTCGGTTATTACGAGAAGGTCAAGGACGATCAGGTCAAGGGCATCATCGAGGACTACAAGGCCAAGTACGATGTGGCCCCTGAGCTTCTGGATTCCCGCTACGAAGAGCTGTTCATCGCCGCCAAGGAAGAGGCCGCGATGGTCAACATGATGAAGGACAACGGCGCCACCGCCGCGGTCGACAACTTCGAGGACCTCGGCACCCTGCCGCAGCTGCCGGGCGTCGGCGCCCAGCGCCTGCCAAGCGAATACGGCTACGGCTTCTCCGCCGAAGGCGACTGGAAGACCTCGGTGCTCGTGCGCATCGCCAGCGTGATGGGCTACGGCCTTGAGGGCGGCTCCAGCCTCATGGAGGACTACTCCTACAACTTCGTGCCGGGCCACGAGATGGACATGGGCTCGCACATGCTTGAGGTCTCGCCGTCCGTGGGCACCATCACCAAGCCGAAGCTCGAGATCCACCCGCTCGGCATCGGCAACAAGTCCGATCCGGTGCGTCTGGTCTTCACCGTCGCCCCGCACAAGGCCGCCACGGTCATCTCCATGGCCGACATGCGTGAGCGCTTCCGTCTGCTGATGGATGTGGTCGACGTCGTCGAGCCCGAGGGTTCTCTGAAGGCGCTGCCTTGCGCCCGTGGCCTGTGGGAGCCGCGCCCGTCGCTTAAGACCGCTGCCGAATGCTGGCTGCGCGCCGGCGGTTCGCACCACACCTGCATGACCACCTCCTTCGGCCGCGAGGGCTGGGAGGACTTCGCCCGCATCGCAGGCGTCGAGCTGGCGACCATCGATGAGAACACGACCCCGCGCAAGTTCGAGCGCGACCTCGAGATCTCCGAAATGTATCATCGCCTCGACAACCGCTGCTGA
- a CDS encoding FGGY-family carbohydrate kinase, with protein sequence MAMTENGTEHVGSIAEKIRAGKTSLGIEFGSTRIKAVLIDDTYSTIAAGEHSWENHLENGLWTYSLDEVWSGLQAAYASLAYDVENAYGEKLTRIGTMGFSAMMHGYLAFDKDGKLLVPFRTWRNSNTHDAHEKLSELFQYNIPERWSIAHLYQCILNKEEHVPQVAFFTTLAGYVHWMLTGKKVLGVDDASGMFPIDPQTHGWNQHMLAQFAALPEVAAQPWKIEDLLPTPLVAGSDAGTLTAEGAKLLDPTGTLRPGTPLAPPEGDSGTGMVATNSVKVGTGNVSAGTSIFASVVLDHPLERLHPEVDLVSTPAGDPCGMSHANNFTSDLNAWIKVFSEFAKAIGTPLDAGTLYGTLFRAAIGPDADANAGGLINYCFYSGEFLAGLEEGRPVFARGPESKMNLANFMRAQLFGAFSPVKIGMDIMTKGEHVRVDSMVGHGGIFTTPKVAQKILAAAFNTPIKVMSTAAEGGAWGMAVLADYLWHKDTPLDEYLDKRVFADAESTTEQPDPKDVAGFEDFFARFIKALPIEKAAIENIDLEG encoded by the coding sequence ATGGCAATGACGGAAAACGGCACGGAGCATGTGGGGTCCATCGCGGAGAAGATTCGCGCGGGCAAGACCTCGCTCGGCATCGAATTCGGATCCACGCGCATCAAGGCCGTGCTGATCGACGACACCTATTCCACCATCGCGGCGGGCGAGCACAGCTGGGAGAACCATCTGGAGAACGGCCTGTGGACCTACTCGCTTGACGAGGTGTGGTCGGGCCTGCAAGCCGCCTACGCCTCGCTGGCCTACGACGTCGAGAACGCCTACGGCGAGAAGCTCACCCGGATCGGCACCATGGGATTCTCCGCGATGATGCATGGCTACCTTGCGTTCGACAAAGACGGCAAGCTGCTCGTCCCCTTCCGCACCTGGCGCAACTCCAACACGCACGACGCCCACGAGAAGCTCTCCGAACTCTTCCAATACAACATCCCCGAACGCTGGTCGATCGCACATCTCTACCAGTGCATCCTCAACAAGGAGGAGCACGTGCCGCAGGTCGCGTTCTTCACCACGCTCGCGGGTTATGTCCACTGGATGCTCACCGGCAAGAAGGTGCTCGGCGTGGACGACGCCTCCGGCATGTTCCCCATCGACCCGCAGACCCACGGCTGGAACCAGCACATGCTCGCCCAGTTCGCGGCCCTGCCCGAGGTCGCCGCGCAGCCTTGGAAGATCGAGGATTTGCTGCCCACTCCGCTGGTCGCCGGAAGCGACGCCGGCACGTTGACCGCCGAGGGCGCGAAACTGCTCGACCCCACCGGCACGTTGCGGCCCGGCACGCCGCTGGCGCCTCCTGAAGGCGATTCCGGCACCGGCATGGTCGCGACGAATTCCGTGAAAGTCGGCACCGGCAACGTCTCCGCCGGCACCTCTATCTTCGCTTCGGTGGTGCTCGACCATCCACTCGAGCGTCTGCATCCCGAGGTCGACCTGGTCTCCACGCCTGCGGGCGACCCGTGCGGCATGAGCCACGCCAACAACTTCACCTCCGACCTCAACGCTTGGATCAAGGTCTTCAGCGAGTTCGCCAAGGCCATCGGCACCCCGCTCGACGCCGGCACGCTCTACGGCACCCTCTTCCGCGCGGCCATCGGGCCCGACGCCGACGCGAACGCCGGCGGGCTGATCAACTACTGCTTCTATTCCGGCGAGTTCCTGGCCGGCCTCGAGGAGGGGCGTCCCGTGTTCGCGCGCGGCCCCGAGTCGAAGATGAACCTCGCGAACTTCATGCGCGCCCAGCTGTTCGGCGCCTTCTCGCCGGTCAAGATCGGCATGGACATCATGACCAAAGGCGAGCACGTGCGTGTCGACTCGATGGTCGGCCACGGCGGCATCTTTACCACGCCCAAGGTGGCGCAGAAGATTCTCGCGGCGGCGTTCAACACCCCCATCAAGGTGATGTCGACGGCGGCCGAAGGTGGTGCGTGGGGCATGGCGGTGCTCGCGGATTATCTGTGGCACAAGGACACTCCGCTCGACGAGTACCTCGACAAGCGCGTCTTCGCCGACGCCGAGTCGACCACCGAGCAGCCTGATCCCAAGGACGTGGCCGGGTTCGAGGACTTCTTCGCCCGCTTCATCAAGGCGCTGCCGATCGAGAAGGCCGCGATCGAGAACATCGACCTCGAAGGCTAA
- a CDS encoding LacI family DNA-binding transcriptional regulator, which yields MFEVAKMAGVSHQTVSRVINHSQDVSDATRARVQSAIDALGYRPSNSARTLASHRSRTIGLIAGGIHFFGPSSSIASIESLARRHGFFMNVSMVHEALCTQEEFNELCQTFDEQNVDAFIFLTPTDVMFADACRARLSQPRVLVTSTHGGLSMSQAGRLMDSGERGCTAIVGIDQWGAMAEVARLVARFGHRSTMYFSGPLQWRDASTRLAAWRKASAAYSLETQIVQCSSWDASEAYARMNHELEHLGSAGASKPTVVITANDAQALGVARALHEHGLKIPTDISLVGFDDMTGMDNMLPPLTTVRPDFEELGTAAMRETLRLLGEGGETAFVSSAHGAGLIPAQVVQRRSLGPVPHF from the coding sequence ATGTTCGAGGTCGCCAAAATGGCCGGCGTCAGCCACCAGACGGTATCCCGCGTCATCAACCACTCGCAGGACGTCTCCGACGCCACCCGCGCCCGCGTGCAAAGCGCGATCGACGCCCTCGGCTACCGCCCCAGCAACTCGGCGCGCACCCTGGCCTCGCACCGCTCCCGAACCATCGGCCTGATCGCCGGCGGCATTCATTTCTTTGGCCCCTCCTCGTCCATCGCCTCCATCGAGTCGCTGGCCCGCCGCCACGGCTTCTTCATGAACGTCTCGATGGTGCACGAGGCGCTGTGCACGCAGGAGGAGTTCAACGAGCTCTGCCAGACCTTCGACGAGCAGAACGTCGACGCGTTCATCTTCCTGACCCCCACCGACGTGATGTTCGCCGACGCCTGCCGCGCCCGGCTGAGCCAGCCCAGGGTGCTCGTCACCTCCACACACGGCGGCCTTTCGATGAGCCAGGCCGGGCGGCTGATGGACTCCGGCGAGCGAGGCTGCACCGCCATCGTCGGCATCGACCAGTGGGGCGCGATGGCCGAGGTTGCGCGGCTTGTGGCGCGCTTCGGGCACCGCTCGACGATGTATTTCTCGGGGCCGTTGCAGTGGCGCGACGCCTCCACCCGTCTGGCCGCCTGGCGCAAGGCCTCGGCCGCGTATTCGCTAGAGACCCAGATCGTGCAATGCTCCTCGTGGGACGCCTCCGAAGCCTACGCGCGCATGAACCACGAGCTTGAGCACCTCGGTTCGGCCGGTGCGAGCAAACCGACCGTCGTCATCACCGCCAACGACGCGCAGGCCCTCGGCGTGGCGCGCGCCCTGCATGAGCACGGCCTCAAGATTCCGACCGACATCAGCCTCGTGGGCTTCGACGACATGACCGGCATGGACAACATGTTGCCTCCGCTGACCACGGTGCGCCCCGATTTCGAGGAGCTGGGCACCGCCGCGATGCGCGAGACGCTGCGGCTGTTGGGGGAGGGCGGCGAGACCGCATTCGTATCCAGCGCCCATGGTGCGGGCCTCATTCCGGCCCAGGTCGTCCAGCGACGTTCGCTCGGCCCCGTTCCGCACTTCTAA
- a CDS encoding ribonuclease HII, with amino-acid sequence MVPTLDFERSLAAQGFDLIVGFDEVGRGALAGPVMVGAAAVWARDVDSLEVPEGVADSKLLSEHQRESMFDGLRGWCAASAVGQATNVEIDEWGISYALGIAALRALKSVENELDVTEDAVILDDETAMTRPLRVGAILDGPYDYISKAAGTFDAPVLPIDAAVHTKVKADQSCALVSAASVIAKVTRDRLMVSISQGNPRYEPYQWAHNKGYGSAAHRAAIAAHGPTSLHRQTWHLL; translated from the coding sequence ATCGTGCCCACGCTCGACTTCGAACGTTCGTTGGCGGCCCAAGGCTTCGACCTCATCGTCGGCTTCGACGAGGTGGGTCGCGGCGCGCTGGCCGGCCCGGTGATGGTGGGCGCGGCGGCCGTGTGGGCGCGTGACGTCGACAGTCTCGAGGTGCCGGAAGGTGTCGCCGATTCCAAGCTGCTCAGCGAGCATCAGCGCGAATCGATGTTCGACGGGCTGCGCGGTTGGTGCGCGGCCAGCGCTGTCGGCCAGGCCACCAACGTCGAGATCGACGAGTGGGGCATCTCCTACGCCCTGGGCATCGCCGCCCTGCGCGCCCTGAAATCCGTGGAGAACGAGCTGGACGTCACCGAAGACGCGGTCATCCTGGATGATGAAACCGCCATGACGCGGCCACTGCGCGTCGGCGCGATCCTCGACGGCCCATACGACTACATCTCCAAGGCCGCGGGCACGTTCGACGCCCCGGTGCTGCCCATCGACGCCGCGGTGCACACCAAGGTGAAGGCGGACCAAAGCTGCGCGCTGGTCTCCGCCGCTTCGGTAATCGCCAAGGTGACCCGAGACCGCCTCATGGTCAGCATCTCGCAGGGCAACCCGCGCTACGAGCCCTACCAGTGGGCCCACAACAAGGGTTACGGTTCCGCCGCCCACCGCGCCGCCATCGCCGCCCACGGCCCCACCTCACTCCACCGCCAAACCTGGCACCTCCTCTGA
- the lepB gene encoding signal peptidase I, which produces MNDSHIVDVAGYGVDPRPRPRTLAERPEHKSGPEDTSGVKDVVISTLVVIVVMVLLRVFVLGIYKIPSGSMLDTIEIGDHVVTNKLDPGVFKLKRGDVIVFKDPANWLRDQPGLESDDLIKRLIGLPGDSVECKGAGAPVTVNGVAVDETSYIKPGVNPSNFAFKVNVTAGHLFVMGDNRSDSADSRYHADDGDGGLVPISDVEGVAVLTIWPFARFGVMKSHHEVFAAVPGVPSAPGK; this is translated from the coding sequence ATGAACGATTCCCATATCGTCGACGTGGCGGGTTACGGCGTCGATCCGCGCCCGAGGCCCCGCACCCTCGCCGAACGCCCCGAGCACAAAAGCGGCCCGGAAGACACGTCGGGGGTCAAGGACGTCGTCATCAGCACGCTTGTCGTCATCGTCGTGATGGTCCTGCTGCGCGTCTTCGTCCTCGGCATCTACAAGATCCCCTCCGGCTCCATGCTCGACACGATCGAGATCGGCGACCACGTGGTCACCAACAAACTCGATCCGGGGGTGTTCAAACTCAAGCGCGGCGACGTCATCGTCTTCAAGGACCCGGCCAACTGGCTCCGCGATCAGCCTGGACTGGAATCCGACGACCTCATCAAGCGGCTCATCGGTCTGCCCGGTGACTCGGTGGAGTGCAAGGGCGCCGGGGCGCCGGTCACCGTCAACGGCGTGGCGGTCGACGAGACCTCGTATATCAAACCGGGCGTCAACCCCAGCAACTTCGCCTTCAAGGTCAATGTGACCGCCGGCCACCTCTTCGTCATGGGTGACAACCGTTCCGATTCCGCCGATTCGCGCTACCACGCCGACGATGGTGATGGCGGGCTGGTGCCGATCAGCGACGTCGAGGGCGTGGCGGTGCTCACCATCTGGCCCTTCGCCCGCTTCGGCGTGATGAAATCGCATCATGAGGTGTTCGCCGCCGTGCCGGGCGTGCCGAGCGCGCCGGGGAAGTAG
- the rplS gene encoding 50S ribosomal protein L19: protein MVNAIEAFDAKHLKPAESIPDFRPGDTVEVNVKIQEGNNTRLQAFTGVVIARQGAGVRETFVVRKVSFGCGVERRFPLHSPVIDSVKVTRRGRVRRAKLYYLRSLRGKAARIVERQDNNEKA from the coding sequence ATGGTTAACGCTATTGAGGCATTTGATGCCAAGCATTTGAAGCCCGCCGAGAGCATTCCGGATTTCCGTCCTGGAGACACCGTCGAGGTTAACGTCAAGATTCAGGAGGGCAACAACACCCGTCTGCAGGCGTTCACGGGCGTCGTCATCGCGCGTCAGGGCGCGGGCGTGCGCGAGACCTTCGTCGTGCGTAAGGTCAGCTTCGGTTGCGGCGTCGAGCGTCGTTTCCCGCTGCACTCCCCGGTGATCGACTCCGTCAAGGTGACCCGCCGTGGCCGTGTGCGTCGTGCGAAGCTCTATTACCTTCGTTCGCTGCGTGGCAAGGCCGCTCGAATCGTCGAGCGCCAGGACAACAACGAGAAGGCCTGA